One Hordeum vulgare subsp. vulgare chromosome 4H, MorexV3_pseudomolecules_assembly, whole genome shotgun sequence DNA window includes the following coding sequences:
- the LOC123447484 gene encoding major pollen allergen Hol l 1-like, producing MASSSALLVAAVLAVVVCGAHGIAKVPCGPNITATYVSEWKDAKTTWYGKPTGAGPKDNGGACGYKEVDKAPFFGMTSCGNVPIFKDGRGCGSCFELKCTKPEACSGEPTIVTITDKNEEPIAAYHFDLSGHAFGTMAKKGQEQKLRDAGEVEIKFRRVKCKYPEGTKVNFHVEKGSSPNYLALVIKFLQGDGDVVAVDIKPKGKDKWIELKESWGAVWRIDTPDKLIGPFSVRYTTEGGTKTVAEDVIPEGWKPDTSYETK from the coding sequence ATGGCGTCCTCGTCGGCGCTGCTGGTTGCGGCGGTGTTGGCCGTGGTCGTGTGCGGCGCGCACGGCATCGCCAAGGTTCCCTGTGGCCCCAACATCACGGCGACCTACGTCAGCGAGTGGAAAGATGCCAAGACGACGTGGTACGGCAAGCCGACGGGCGCCGGGCCCAAGGACAACGGCGGCGCCTGCGGGTACAAGGAGGTGGACAAGGCCCCCTTCTTCGGCATGACCTCCTGCGGCAACGTCCCCATCTTCAAGGACGGCCGCGGCTGCGGCTCCTGCTTCGAGCTCAAGTGCACCAAGCCCGAGGCCTGCTCCGGCGAGCCCACCATCGTCACCATCACCGACAAGAACGAGGAGCCCATCGCGGCGTACCACTTCGACCTGTCCGGCCATGCCTTCGGCACCATGGCCAAGAAGGGCCAGGAGCAGAAGCTGCGCGACGCCGGCGAGGTGGAGATCAAGTTCCGCCGCGTCAAGTGCAAGTACCCGGAGGGCACCAAGGTGAACTTCCACGTGGAGAAGGGCTCCAGCCCCAACTACCTCGCCCTGGTGATCAAGTTCCTCCAGGGCGACGGCGACGTGGTGGCCGTGGACATCAAGCCCAAGGGCAAGGACAAGTGGATCGAGCTCAAGGAGTCGTGGGGAGCCGTTTGGAGGATCGACACACCTGACAAGCTCATCGGCCCATTCTCCGTCCGCTACACCACCGAGGGCGGCACCAAGACCGTCGCCGAGGACGTCATCCCCGAGGGCTGGAAGCCCGACACCTCCTACGAGACCAAGTGA